A window of Desulfobulbus oralis genomic DNA:
CGCCCACGATGGTCGCCATGTCCATCTTCATGGAGACCAAGATCGCAGCCACGGCCGTGACGTGCTGCAAAAAGGTGCCGCCGTACTTGTAGGGCTTGTCGCCGTGACGCTCCCTGACAAAGGCACAGGCCTTTTCCACGAGCGGCAGGTCCTTGGCGGGCAGGTGCCCGGCTGCCAGGCTGTAAAACTGATCAAGCGTGAGGTTGGTATCGGGCACTGACGCCACGGCTGTCCTCCCCTGTTCTTTTCCTGAAGCAGCGGCCGCTGTCACACGGGATCTGCGCCGCTTGACGCCCAGGCCCGTGCACACGCCGGCTGCAATCCCGCCCTGCAGGTGCAGACCCCGGCGCGCAGCCTAGGCCAGTTCCCGGCGAATGCGGGCCTGCACCGCGGCCACGACCTGGTCCACAGGCAGCAGCGTGGTCTCCCCGCTCTTGCGCTCGCGCAGTTCGACCAGGCCTTCCTGCTTGAAGGTCCTGCCCACGGTGAGCCGGAGCGGAATGCCCAGCAGGTCGGCATCCTTGAACTTCGCGCCCGGCCGCTCGTCACGGTCGTCAAAGAGCACCTCGACGCCGGCGGCCAGAAGGGCCTGATAGAGCTCTTCCGCAGCACTGGTCAGCGCTTCGTCCTCCAGGCCCAGATTGAGGAGAATCACCTGCACCGGCGCAAGCGGCATGGGGAAGATGATCCCGTTCCGGTCATGGTTCTGCTCGATGCACGCGGCCAGAATGCGGCTCACGCCGATGCCGTAGCAGCCCATGATGAAGGGGCGCTGCCGGCCTTCCCTGTCCTGAAAGGTGGCGTTCATGGCCTCGGAGTACTTGGCGCCCAGCTTGAAGATGTGGCCCACCTCGATGCCCTCCCGGAAATGCAGGAGCCCGCCGCAGTGCGGGCAGCGATCGCCCGCCGCGATCTGCCGCAGATCGCCTGTGACCTGCACGCTGAAATCCCGTTCAGGATTCACGCCCTGATAGTGGAAGCCCTTCTCGTTGGCACCGGCTACGGCGTTGACCATGGCCATGACCTCGCTATCCGCCACCACCCGGAGCGGCAGGTTCACCGGGCCAATGAAGCCGACCGGCAGACGCAGGAATTCCCAGACCTGGTCCTCGGTCAGGCTGTTCACCTCGTTGGCGCCCAGAAGATTCTTCAGTTTCACGGTCTGCACTTCGCGGTCGCCCCGCACCAGCGCGGCCACGAACTCCCGGGGCTCCGGGCCGTCCCGCTCGATCTGGTAAATCATGGTTTTGATGATCTGCTGCGGCGGCACCTTGAGAAATTCCGCCACGGTCGCCACCTTCTTCGTGCCCGGCGTCGCCACCTTACGCAGCTCCTCCAGCGGCACTCCGGCAGCCGAGGCAAGGACCGGGGCCACCATGGCCTTCTCCACGTTGGCAGCGTAACTGCAGTCGCGGCAGAGCACCAGCGTGTCCTCTCCGGCGTCGGCCAGCACCATGAATTCATGCGAATAGGAGCCCCCGATGCTGCCGCTGTCCGCCTCCACCATGCGGTAATCCAGCCCCAGCCTGGCGAAGATGCGGCTATAGGCCACCCGCATGTTTTCATAGCTCCGGGCAGCGCCCTCGTCGTCCGCATCGAAGGAGTAGGCGTCCTTCATGATGAATTCGCGGCAGCGCATGAGCCCGAAGCGGGGCCGCATCTCGTCCCGGTACTTGGTCTGGATGTGGTAGATGTTGACCGGCAGTTGCCGGTAGGAAAGCAGTTCGCGGCGGGCCAGATCGGTGGCCACCTCTTCCTGGGTCGGGCTCAGGCAGCACTCGCGCTCGTTCCGGTCACGAAAGCGCAGAAGCTCCGGGCCGTAATGCTGCCAGCGGCCGGATTCCATCCACAGATCGCCGGGCTGCACCATGGGCATGAGGATTTCCTGCGCGCCTGCGCGTTTCATCTCCTCCCGGACAATGGCCGTGACCTTGCGCAGGGCCATGAGGCCCAGCGGCAGATAGGAATACACCCCGGCCGTGAGCTTTCTGATAAAGCCGCCACGGAGCAAAAGCTGGTGGCTGATGACCTCGGCCTCGGCAGGCACCTCTTTGCTGGTGGGCAAGAGCATCTTTGAGTAGCGCATTCATTTCTCCTGACGGTTGTGGTGATATTCGGCTTCCAGGTGGTCGAGTTCAGCGAGCAGGGCGGGCAACAGCTCCGCCTCGGGCAGTTTTTTCCAGAGCCTGCCCTTTTTGAAGATAATGCCCACGCCGAGGCCGCCGGCAATGCCGATATCCGCCTCCCTGGCCTCGCCGGGCCCATTGACCACACAGCCCATGACCGCCACCTTGAGCGGGGCCCGCATGGTTTGCAGTTTGGCAGCCACCCGCTCGGCCAGATCAAAAAGGTTGATGCGGGTACGGCCGCAGGTGGGGCAGGAAATGAGTTCCGGCCCACGCTCCCGGATGCGGAGCGCCCGCAAAAGCTCGTAGGCGACCCGCACCTCCTCGACCGGATCGCGGGTGAGCGAAACACGAAAGGTGTCGCCAATGCCTGCCATAAGCAGGTGCCCCAGGGCCACACTGGATTTGACCGTACCGGCGATCAGGCCGCCCGCCTCGGTCACGCCGATGTGCAGCGGGTAGTCGGTGCGGCTGGACAAAAGCCGGTAGCTCGCAATCGTGGTCAAAACATCCGGCGACTTGATGGAGATCTTGAGTTCGGAGAAACCCAGGCCCTCTATCTGGCGCACATGATCAAGCGCGCTCTCGATCAGGGCCTCCGGCCTTTCCGGCGTGGGATAGCCGTAGCGGGCCAGAATGTCTTTGGCAATGGAACCCGAATTGACGCCCACCCGGATGGGCGCATGGTGCGCCCTGGCCGCATCCACCACGCGTTTCAGCTTGTCCGGCCCACCCAGATTGCCGGGATTGATGCGGATGGCCTCAGCCCCGTTTTCCAGCGCCGCCACGGCCAGGCGGGAATCGAAATGGATGTCGGCAATCAAGGGCAGGGGCGATCCGGCCCGAATGGCGGACAGGACCCGGGCAGCCGCCATGTCCGGCACGGCCAGGCGCACGATTTCACAGCCGGCGGCGGCGAGCCCCCCTATCTGCGCCAACGTGGCCTCGACGTCCGAGGTCTGGGTGTTGCACATGGATTGCACCGCAATGGGCGCATCCCCGCCAATGGGCACCGGGCCCACGTGAATCTGCCTCGTTGCCCGTCGCCTGATCATGCCGTCTCCCCGATGCGTTCGCCCAAGCCCAGTTCGGCCTGCGAGGCCCGCAGGTAGAGCGGCGCGCAGTCGTGCGGGGCCAGACCCCGCTGCAGCATGTCCGCCGCGCAGCAGCCAACGAGCGCGGCCCGGGGCTGGCCGCAGACGGCGGGCAGGGCCTTGACCAGGGGATGCCGCAGAAAATCCGCGTCACAGGCCGCAAGTCCTGGCCCGATACACAGGGTCACTTTCCGGAACTCCGCAGGCAGGGCGGCGGCGGCGCAGGCCCGATACGGCCCGAGACGCTCGGGCAGTCCGGCCGCATCGACACCTGCCGGATGGTACAGGGCCGCATAGACCTGGGCCTTCCGGGCATCCAAGAGCGCGCAAACAGGCATGTCCACAGGCGGCATCTGCGCAGCCAGCGCGTCCAGCGTGGGCACAGGCACGAGCTGTTTGCCGGTGGCAAAGGCCAGGCCCTTTGCCGCTGCCAGACCGACGCGCAGGCCGGTAAAGGAACCTGGCCCGCAACTGACCGCCACGGCGTCCAGATCGCCCCAGTCCACGGCGCAGGCCTGCATGATGGCCTCGGCCATGCCGAGCAGATGCCTGGAATGGGAACGGCCAGGCATCAGGCTGTACTCGGCAAGCAGTTGTCCCCCTGCCCGGCCGCCCCGGGTCAGCGCCACCGAAGCGCAGGTCGTGGCCGTTTCCAGGGCCAGAATCAGCGGATCAGCCATCGCTGCACGAGGCGGGCTATGTCGTTGTAGAAAACGAAGACCATCAGCGCGACCAGCAGGGTCATGCCAATCTTCTGGCCAATCTCCATGACCCGCTCGCTGGCCGGCTTGCCGCGGAGCATTTCAAAGGAAAGGAAGGCCAGATGGCCGCCGTCCAGAACCGGTACCGGCAAAAGGTTCAGCACGCCCAGGCCGATGCTGACCAGGGCGACAAAATCGACGAACTTCCTGATGCCGGCCTGCATGCGCTCGCCGGCGAATTCGGCAATGCGGATGGGGCCGCCCAACTCGTTGGCCGGTACCTTGCCCTGGAGCATCTTGCCCAGAATGAGCAGATTCAGAGAAGTCAGATTCCAGGTGTAGGACAGGGCCGACACAGCGCAGAAGCCCAGGGGACGCTTGACATAGCTCTCGTTCCAGCCATGCATGAGGCCCAGCATATAGCGTTTGGGGCCCAGATCCTCACCCAGCATGTTCCGCTCCGGCAACAGCTCGGGGATGACCTGAAGCGCCACTTTCTTTTCACCGCGCCGGATGTCCAGGTGCAGCGCCCTGCCGCCGGCCTTCTGGACCTGCCCGGTAATCTGCTCCCAGGTTGTGATCTTTTGGCCATCAATGGCCAGGATGAGGTCTCCGGCCCTGATTCCCGCCCGCTCCGCCGGGCTGC
This region includes:
- a CDS encoding proline--tRNA ligase, with product MRYSKMLLPTSKEVPAEAEVISHQLLLRGGFIRKLTAGVYSYLPLGLMALRKVTAIVREEMKRAGAQEILMPMVQPGDLWMESGRWQHYGPELLRFRDRNERECCLSPTQEEVATDLARRELLSYRQLPVNIYHIQTKYRDEMRPRFGLMRCREFIMKDAYSFDADDEGAARSYENMRVAYSRIFARLGLDYRMVEADSGSIGGSYSHEFMVLADAGEDTLVLCRDCSYAANVEKAMVAPVLASAAGVPLEELRKVATPGTKKVATVAEFLKVPPQQIIKTMIYQIERDGPEPREFVAALVRGDREVQTVKLKNLLGANEVNSLTEDQVWEFLRLPVGFIGPVNLPLRVVADSEVMAMVNAVAGANEKGFHYQGVNPERDFSVQVTGDLRQIAAGDRCPHCGGLLHFREGIEVGHIFKLGAKYSEAMNATFQDREGRQRPFIMGCYGIGVSRILAACIEQNHDRNGIIFPMPLAPVQVILLNLGLEDEALTSAAEELYQALLAAGVEVLFDDRDERPGAKFKDADLLGIPLRLTVGRTFKQEGLVELRERKSGETTLLPVDQVVAAVQARIRRELA
- the ispG gene encoding flavodoxin-dependent (E)-4-hydroxy-3-methylbut-2-enyl-diphosphate synthase — encoded protein: MIRRRATRQIHVGPVPIGGDAPIAVQSMCNTQTSDVEATLAQIGGLAAAGCEIVRLAVPDMAAARVLSAIRAGSPLPLIADIHFDSRLAVAALENGAEAIRINPGNLGGPDKLKRVVDAARAHHAPIRVGVNSGSIAKDILARYGYPTPERPEALIESALDHVRQIEGLGFSELKISIKSPDVLTTIASYRLLSSRTDYPLHIGVTEAGGLIAGTVKSSVALGHLLMAGIGDTFRVSLTRDPVEEVRVAYELLRALRIRERGPELISCPTCGRTRINLFDLAERVAAKLQTMRAPLKVAVMGCVVNGPGEAREADIGIAGGLGVGIIFKKGRLWKKLPEAELLPALLAELDHLEAEYHHNRQEK
- the tsaB gene encoding tRNA (adenosine(37)-N6)-threonylcarbamoyltransferase complex dimerization subunit type 1 TsaB, with product MADPLILALETATTCASVALTRGGRAGGQLLAEYSLMPGRSHSRHLLGMAEAIMQACAVDWGDLDAVAVSCGPGSFTGLRVGLAAAKGLAFATGKQLVPVPTLDALAAQMPPVDMPVCALLDARKAQVYAALYHPAGVDAAGLPERLGPYRACAAAALPAEFRKVTLCIGPGLAACDADFLRHPLVKALPAVCGQPRAALVGCCAADMLQRGLAPHDCAPLYLRASQAELGLGERIGETA
- the rseP gene encoding RIP metalloprotease RseP, which codes for MSIFGSFFTALIAFVIVLGILIFVHEFGHFIVAKAFGVRVLKFSLGFGRPILSRKWGETEYMLSAVPLGGYVKMLGEDNDAEIDSEERSRSFSHKAAWQRFLVVFAGPFFNLFFAVLLYFGLFALVGVPQVEPAEGGLVGQVLAGSPAERAGIRAGDLILAIDGQKITTWEQITGQVQKAGGRALHLDIRRGEKKVALQVIPELLPERNMLGEDLGPKRYMLGLMHGWNESYVKRPLGFCAVSALSYTWNLTSLNLLILGKMLQGKVPANELGGPIRIAEFAGERMQAGIRKFVDFVALVSIGLGVLNLLPVPVLDGGHLAFLSFEMLRGKPASERVMEIGQKIGMTLLVALMVFVFYNDIARLVQRWLIR